Below is a genomic region from Castanea sativa cultivar Marrone di Chiusa Pesio chromosome 2, ASM4071231v1.
atttaataattataagcTTCACGAAAAACAAAGGACAATtgaattttgtgatattttcttTTGCCAATTCAATATTTTATGAAGTTCCTAACttcaccataaaaaaaaaaggttcatttATGAGCTggacaaaaattattaaaaagacaATTGTTGTTCTTCTTTATCTACTTACTACTTTATTTAGATATTTCATCGTAATCAAACAAAAGTCAAAGTCATTAAGAAGTTGTTTGCAAGTCAATTTCCTCTTCACACGCTTATACGGTCCTGTCGTGCAACAAGGTTTTCGAGGTTAGAGTTAAAGACCAGCACTTAGATCACGGCATCTGTGTGTGTGACAAATAAATTGGATTGGATTAgaaatataatatggattttttacttactaaaaTAAGAGTTTAGTGAGTTACAACAAAGCGGCAAGgctaaaaattaattgtaatcTCAGaaataaatagagagagagagcaacatgGATGCTCTCACTGTTGCCTCGGGGAAAGGATTTAAGGGCTTTGTTTTCCACGAGGCAAAAAATTCTGCTCCGCTCCAAAGCTTGCTAGTACATTTCTCTTTggctcttttctctctctctctctctctctctctctctctgtctcttcaATGCAGCTGAATTTTTctgacaaagaagaagaaaaaaacgaAAGACTTGGCAGCTGACTAGAGGAAGATAAGGGTAGGGGATGACTGATGAGTGAGTAGCAAAGAAAGACCGAAGCTTTTGGCCATTTGCTATCAGAACTGAGACCCTCTTTCTTTGTGTTCTCCTTTGTCTTTGGGATAGCAATGAGAGAAGAAATCTGTTTCTTCAACAAGGTGCCCATGACTCATTCTCTGCTCTTTTcttcttaattattattttttctcttcattaCCAACTTACCGAAAGAAAAATTGTTACATACTTTACTTTTCAAATTTGACCTTTTTGTTTGAAATTAAGGAATGGGTCTTTATATTTGAAGtactgttctttttttttttttttttttgggtcctggaaaaatttgttgttttgatttatGGGTATGGAGGTGGTCTTGAAGAGAATGGTGTTCTTTTATCTTTTCCCACTCTTTaatttgttgttctttttttttcttgtcttcttcATCTTCCATTTAAatcttacttaaaaaaaaaaaagctttatgATAGATAAGTATGGAAAATAAATATAGGGTTTATAGAGGAATGCTTAGTATTACTCTGCATTTTTTGGATCTGGGTTTTAGATACATAACAAATATCTTACAATCAGAGATTTTGGGCTTATGAATTACCTCTACCAGTACAAAACCcactttattttcatatttctaCTAAGTGACTCTTTCTCTGGAGCCTTAAGCTGGTTCAGCTGGGATTTAATGGTTCTGTaattttcttgagtttttaatttgaaaacctTACCctcccttttttgtttttatttatttattttaactgcTTATCTTCTTTTGACAACATTACAGTTTAAGTTTGAGTGCAAGTtcatttcttttgtttctcCCCCTCTTTTTAAATACCCATTGTaccatttcttttaatttcccattacaaaatttataatctaattttgttttttcaatttcttcttgGGTCACAGGATTCTCTCCTAATAAAGCCACCCAAGAAATCTCCATTGTTATTAAGGATGGTAATCTTAGTGTTTGCAATGGTCTGTGGCGTTTATATCTACTCAATCTGTCTCAAGCAGTTAAGTATCCACACCAAGACTAAACTTCTAAACATCCAACTCATTGGACGGCCTTGCCCTGATGATTGCATCAATCTATCCGAAATTCCTTATGTGCATTACCCAAAACCTGAAACTTTTAGCAGGTAATTGACAAGTTCTCTCAAAACTTTATATTGGGgttcattttattcttttcttttctttgttttgaggGGGTGGGGGTTCTTTCAGACTTGCTAATTTCTGGTTGTTATACATTACCAGGGCTGAGTGTAAACATAATCCTGTACAGTTCTTTGCCATTGTATCAATGCAGAGATCAGGAAGTGGGTGGTTTGAGACCCTATTGAATAGTCATGTTAATGTAAGCTCTAATGGGGAGATATTCTCTGTTAAGGATAGGAGAAACAATATTTCTTCAATTATACAGACTCTAGATAAAGTTTACAATTTGGATTGGTTCAGTAGTGCTTCGAAAAATCAATGCTCTGCGGCAGTTGGCTTCAAGTGGATGCTTAATCAGGTAATAATGTGTTTGAATTCAGGCTAATAGATTATTCACTTTTGGTAAGCAGAAATTTCTGCTATgcactatatattttgaatgaGTAACCGTAAGCAGGCATCATTCCACACTTAAGTCTTTACAGATCATAGATAAGGGCAACTATTCGTAGCCATTGGTCCAAACATCATAACAGCTGCCGGATTCCTTGTGTCAGATTAAGTGGTTGATTTATAACAGTTTCTTGCTCTCTAATGTTAATGAtgtattgtatttatttatagtcTCTACATTCTAACAGAAGAAGGTAATATGAAGTGCAATCTACTGCTCCCAACACTTTTTGGGGAATAGTCATTTCTCAGCCAAACACTTTTGATCAATTATTTATGTATATCTCAAAATTCTCAATCATTCAACTGTCTGATTGGATTTATATTGGTAATGCAAATAcaacaatttaaaattattagcTGAAATTCCCCTCCAATAAATTTCCTAAGACTATTTTTATCTTGTTGCAAGATTTAAATTGAAAACCTATCCCAATCCACCCCTTTTCCAGCCTCTTTATAGCCCAGTGAAGCAATTTTGAAAAGATTTATTGCACGAAGTTTGTACTGATGAATTGTTCAATTCCTTAATTAGGTTTGCAATGATTAGAGCTGCGTTAGCTTAATTAAGCCGTGTCAGCTTAATTACCCGTTTGTTTTGATggaaaacattatataaaaatagttttccatatttttcagtatttgatagcattagaaaaaatgaataaaaggaaggtcaacataaaaagtatggcttatttttgagattgttttctatttaagctaaataagggaagttaaaagattgtttttcaattcatttaaggttacaaccaaacataggaaaatgagatagtttgataaaaaacattttttggaaaatgacttattttctagaaaacattattgtcaaaacaaaaagagatgaaaaagaTTCTTGTGGCCATGAATTTTTTCGGAAATATTTTACGAAGGCTATGCCTTTATTGACCAGTggattggaaaattttattttagtagcATGAAGTAGTATTCTTGTAGCTGTCATGTATTCACAAGCTTGCTAAATTTGTTCTTTGAGATGCTAGTGCAATTTGTAGGGTACAGCttctagtttttatttatatttttccctaGATCAAGAGCAGAGAACTCTGAAGGCTTGGTTGGGAGAGTTAAGGTCTCTAGGTTGGATTATAATGGAGCATTGTGTAATAAGAGCTTTAGTTAGAAGGTGGCAGAATGGTTCTTCCAACCTTCAGCTAGAAGATATTACTGATAGCTAGGTCTCTAATATGCACTTTTAAGTATAGGCAATTTTATGAATAACAGTTGGAAACTCTGGTGTTCACAAGACTTAGATGCTgcgttttttttaaaaatctagtAACAATGGTCATTTATATGACATGAAAAAACATAACGAGAACATTGGAGTATCTTTACTGTCTATACTTtaattgtgtgtgtatatatatatattcctaatCCATGTTCAACTGGGAGCAGTGATTATCATCCTCCAAAATTTAGTTGTCAGCACATAATTTATAGCAAACAAGAGGGATGGAACCCTGGATGTTAACCCACAAAGGAGGCAGCATGCCAATAGGCCAGAAGGCCATTGAACTGACAATTTGTTAATTACTTATAAAGGCATTCTTATCTGAGTAACTGTAGATTTTGCTAATTGCTTTATTGATATGGTCTGGAACAATTTTCTTTGAGTATTGCTTCCTGtacattttcaatttcattatcCATGGAGAACAGATGTAAGTGAAGCAGAAGTTGTTTTACTCCAAATGCTACttgataaatttagaatatacATTGTTCTTGGAAGCTTTTGAGTAGTGTTATACTTCATTCATATGGTAACTTCATAGTGGAATAACCTAGGATATATTATGAACCTACTTCTCCATGAACATTGTGAACCAAGTAGGCAGTAGATGGAGTAGTTGAACGTGTGAATCTGTTTTATATCTGTATCATCGGACTCTGCAATTCTGGCTAGgtaatattttgtgaaaattgaagttttacaaacAAGCTTCTTCCAATATAATACATGAATGCATAGTTTCATGGTGACTATAGTTGAAGAGCCAACATTTCTTGTCATTGTTCATGCAGGGGTTGATGGAGCACCATAAAGAAATAGCTGAATACTTCAATCGTAAGGGTGTTTCTGCAATCTTTCTCTTCCGAAGAAATTTATTGCGTCGGATGGTTTCATTGCTTGCCAATTCGTATGATCAATATGCTAAGCTATTGAATGGAACTCACAAGTCACATGTACATACACCCGAAGaggtccctctctctctctctctctctctctctctctctctctctctcatatgcaTGATCTTGAACTCATTgctggttaattaatttaggctGATATACTTTCAAAGTACAAGCCTTCAATAAACTCCACGGCATTGATTACTCAACTGAAGGACATGGAGGTGATAACAGCCAAGGCTTTAGAATACTTCAACAGCACTCGGCACATCATTCTGTACTACGAGGATCTTATCATGAACCACACTGTAAGGACCTATTCATAAGATCTAAGAGAAGTCCACTTTAGACAAAACCACACATAATccgttcatgttataatttctAAAAGATGCTATAAAATCCCAAAACCATAAAcctataaatatttatttattacatgcTCGTTAAAATGTCCATCCTCAACTTCCCACACCACCCACcccctttttttcccccttctgttgaaacaaataaatcaattttttaaagattaattttttattaattttttaatttccaaaatatttttgctACCTGTACCAAACTTGCGGAACTTTATATTTTGGATGCTATGAAGTTTGTGTctaaattttaatctttttctaGTGGTGGTTGATGCCTATTTGGCTGTATCTCTATATGCCGATGCCAAGTATTGACCAGGCCAGGCTGTGGACAATGCACTCAGTGTAAACATGTCTATAATTATGCGTCTTCTAGGTGGTCCTTAATCTCAATGTTTCTTGCAGAAACTAAAAGATGTCCAAGAGTTTCTGAAGCTTCCACAGATGGTATTGTCAAGCCGGCAAATTAAAATACACAAAGGGCCATTGTCGGACCACATTAAGAACTGGGAAGATGTTAACAAGACACTTGCAGCAACAGCTTATGAGAGTTATCTCCATGCAGACTATTGAACAAAGTCCGCCGACTTTTGGAATGGTGTATATACCAATTTAACTAAATTCTTACAACAGAAGCTGACAGGATACCAGCCCTGGTTGGAAAGTTTTGGCTTTTAACACCACCACAGAATTTTGGTGCTTGTATCTTTCAAAGTCTCAATCAGCACTCCGTTGATGAGGCTAttcattttcatcattttcttatTGGTCATATAGCTAGCACCATGTACATGTGAACTTAACAGTTTGAATGATCAGCAATTGTTTAAAAAGTTCAGGTAGCTCTGCGTTTTCTGGTTTGTGTTGTTTGTGGGCTTGTGTCATTGCGTGATGGTTACATAGTGCGGTAAATGTTGTCATAGTTAACTGGGTGTTTTCTGGACCATGGACAGGAGCTCTACCGTTATTGTTTTGGagttcataaaatctgtttttttgtttggggcTTTATAAAAGGAATTAACGGCggagatagaatttttttttcatggaccaagatataataataataataataataatagttacaGTGGAGACGGATGTATAGGATTTGAAGTTAGTGCAATTACACCAACTCACTCTCGCATCAATTTTTACCATTCTATTTTTCAACTTTAACttaacactttaaatttttatttttatttttttaatgcaatggttgagattgaaagtagtagtagttagtttttttttttttttttttttttttttttttttttcattttttaatctcATCCATTCAATGCTATGTGCAACATCAGGTGCAAATTCCCTTAGGTATTGCTTTTGATCTTAATCtggatatatataataataatttaatagttataatGAATGCAGAGGATTAAaggacataataataataataataataataataatagttacaACGGAGGAGGGAGAATTTAGACTTGAAATGTATTTGTTGAAAACTCTAAGAGATGTTAACAATTGAGTTACAAACTTCTAAACTCATCTAAcatttatgtcaaattttgttcaaatcggatattatttattatttaatcaataaacttattttctatGCATAATTATAGATcacaaaaacctaaaatttaaatatttgattgatgacatagttattgatctttgattttatcgaaattttgcaagtatgcaGATATAATAATTGCATGCaatccaataaataaattttcaaaatttacatctaataaaaagatattagtAGAATTTGAAAGATTTATCACTAAA
It encodes:
- the LOC142623286 gene encoding uncharacterized protein LOC142623286 → MREEICFFNKDSLLIKPPKKSPLLLRMVILVFAMVCGVYIYSICLKQLSIHTKTKLLNIQLIGRPCPDDCINLSEIPYVHYPKPETFSRAECKHNPVQFFAIVSMQRSGSGWFETLLNSHVNVSSNGEIFSVKDRRNNISSIIQTLDKVYNLDWFSSASKNQCSAAVGFKWMLNQGLMEHHKEIAEYFNRKGVSAIFLFRRNLLRRMVSLLANSYDQYAKLLNGTHKSHVHTPEEADILSKYKPSINSTALITQLKDMEVITAKALEYFNSTRHIILYYEDLIMNHTKLKDVQEFLKLPQMVLSSRQIKIHKGPLSDHIKNWEDVNKTLAATAYESYLHADY